A part of Desulfobacter sp. genomic DNA contains:
- a CDS encoding methyltransferase domain-containing protein: MKKSSKNRLMPLHRDRFPGNTLFDKIARTVCMAGVLPRKELYEAWETAKRIRRRFRGGRVVDLACGHGLLAHIMILLDNTSPGALAVDTGIPDSALRLSRVLADQWPRLAERVEYRCADLADVALLPDDLVVSAHACGSLTDAVIEKAVAARARVAVLPCCHDLTTCDDGGLSPWMAGDLAVDAVRAVKLAAAGYEIRTATIPSEVTPKNRLLMGRPCS; this comes from the coding sequence ATGAAGAAATCAAGCAAAAACAGATTAATGCCCCTGCACAGGGATCGGTTTCCGGGCAATACCCTTTTCGACAAAATAGCCAGAACGGTGTGCATGGCCGGGGTACTGCCCCGAAAGGAATTGTACGAGGCCTGGGAAACGGCCAAGCGGATCCGCCGGAGATTCAGGGGGGGCAGGGTGGTGGACCTGGCCTGCGGCCACGGCCTGTTGGCACATATCATGATCCTTCTGGACAATACCTCCCCGGGAGCGCTGGCCGTGGACACCGGCATTCCCGACAGTGCACTCCGGCTCTCCCGGGTGCTGGCGGACCAGTGGCCCCGGCTGGCGGAGCGGGTGGAATACCGGTGTGCCGATTTGGCCGATGTGGCGCTGCTGCCGGATGATCTGGTGGTGTCGGCCCATGCCTGCGGCAGCCTGACCGATGCGGTCATTGAAAAAGCCGTGGCCGCCCGGGCCAGGGTGGCGGTGCTGCCCTGCTGTCATGATTTGACTACCTGCGACGACGGCGGACTCTCCCCTTGGATGGCAGGGGATCTGGCCGTGGATGCAGTGCGGGCGGTGAAGCTGGCCGCTGCCGGCTATGAGATCCGGACCGCAACCATCCCCTCCGAGGTCACCCCGAAAAACCGGTTGCTCATGGGCCGCCCTTGCTCTTAA